The Faecalibacterium prausnitzii genome includes a window with the following:
- a CDS encoding cell envelope biogenesis protein OmpA: MAKNDARKNGFEKTNPEDLAAKEEKFRTFFSTSVAQVPDEMKHRDDEKQEPAKQKTQSSILGRILGRAKEEAEPAPEKPAMPQELPPTGEIRLGGEDEAAEPKADLELAADFFVAEEPEPPVQPAPAAPASRKSAAEKQPAPQPQQPKYEKNYVRGPLTPQEQKEHAEMQELKALLFPAPKPARPEADTPAPQEVLGVETAALEAEEKACAALPKMVFAEDRTRKPEPEEARPEPTQPFRFFGEGDDEATPAAPTRETPPSMDDSMSIPLVGLEEEPEAPVSAPDAAPAEAAQPAEAAAKAAPGDASAAETPAAPAEEAAAEPAEESTPETVDEKLHKMSAELTLRCVLSGILAVVLLHFGLTAAGLLAPIASLDPVVAPAAFYAANLLVLAAALAVAYPVLRDGLSGLKKDRRPSADTMPALAACGAALEAAIALLNARSYQTSSWTLLSGIAALGLFMALLGSRVQLAAVKNGYDLATKDPAGLQGAFRVKDKDLIRMLARSLDEKDPWVLLSRPVQWDDALLEQSFGERASERRARKTSYILLGAAVLSGLAFLLFGGGLNGMAAAMTAMLCMGAPLSSTLVAGLATLRLQKSAAAAGAVIPGWAAIEELGGVDTVQVDADELFTADSVNLEDIRIFKGGRIDRAILYAASILNQSCETLRGLFRQIIEDRTDILYPVKDLETHYGLGFAAWCDNNRVLIGNRTYMEKEGVPVPETEYEEEHSQHGTLQILYLAVSGNLHAMFVLRSTGGRNAARGLEVLQKENIRLLVTCKDPSLTARHITDAYHLPEGMITLLEQDQCDALNAAPAQPENAARCCMLHDEGFVSLIGGLRAAEQAQNAETAATTVQLVSVWFSVAIGVLLTYAGSIGTLSVAAVLMYQAAWSALSLAVCALKQH; this comes from the coding sequence ATGGCGAAGAATGATGCCCGTAAAAACGGCTTTGAAAAAACGAACCCGGAGGACCTCGCAGCCAAGGAAGAAAAATTCCGCACTTTTTTCAGCACCAGTGTGGCGCAGGTGCCCGATGAGATGAAGCACCGGGATGACGAAAAGCAGGAGCCTGCAAAGCAGAAGACCCAGAGCAGCATCCTGGGCCGCATCCTGGGCCGCGCCAAGGAGGAGGCAGAGCCTGCCCCCGAAAAGCCTGCCATGCCGCAGGAACTTCCGCCGACGGGTGAGATCCGGCTGGGCGGGGAGGACGAGGCCGCGGAGCCGAAGGCCGATCTGGAGCTGGCCGCAGACTTCTTTGTGGCAGAGGAGCCGGAACCGCCGGTGCAGCCTGCCCCGGCCGCCCCGGCCAGCCGGAAGTCGGCTGCCGAAAAGCAGCCCGCCCCGCAGCCGCAGCAGCCGAAATATGAGAAGAACTATGTGCGCGGCCCACTGACCCCGCAGGAGCAGAAGGAACATGCCGAGATGCAGGAACTCAAGGCCCTGCTCTTCCCGGCCCCGAAACCGGCCCGGCCCGAAGCGGACACGCCCGCCCCGCAGGAGGTGCTGGGCGTCGAGACCGCCGCATTGGAGGCCGAGGAAAAGGCCTGCGCGGCCCTGCCGAAGATGGTCTTCGCCGAGGACCGGACCCGCAAGCCGGAGCCGGAAGAGGCCCGACCGGAGCCGACCCAGCCGTTCCGCTTCTTTGGGGAAGGCGACGACGAAGCCACGCCTGCGGCCCCCACGCGGGAGACGCCGCCCAGCATGGACGACAGCATGAGCATCCCGTTGGTGGGCCTTGAGGAGGAGCCGGAAGCGCCGGTCTCCGCACCGGATGCCGCGCCCGCCGAAGCTGCCCAGCCTGCGGAAGCGGCTGCAAAAGCCGCACCCGGCGACGCATCCGCAGCCGAGACGCCTGCGGCCCCGGCAGAGGAAGCTGCCGCAGAGCCTGCCGAAGAATCTACCCCCGAAACCGTGGACGAGAAGCTGCATAAGATGAGCGCAGAACTCACGCTGCGCTGTGTGCTCAGCGGCATCCTGGCTGTGGTGCTGCTCCACTTCGGTCTGACGGCGGCGGGCCTGCTGGCACCCATTGCCTCGCTGGACCCGGTCGTCGCTCCGGCGGCATTCTACGCCGCCAACCTGCTGGTGCTGGCTGCGGCGCTGGCCGTGGCCTACCCCGTCCTGCGGGACGGTCTGAGCGGCCTGAAAAAAGACCGCCGCCCCAGTGCAGACACCATGCCCGCGCTGGCCGCCTGCGGTGCGGCGCTGGAAGCTGCCATCGCCCTGCTCAACGCCAGGAGCTACCAGACGTCCAGCTGGACGCTGCTGTCCGGCATCGCGGCGCTGGGGCTGTTCATGGCCCTGCTGGGCAGCCGGGTGCAGCTGGCCGCTGTGAAAAACGGCTACGACCTGGCCACCAAAGACCCGGCCGGGCTGCAGGGGGCGTTCCGGGTCAAGGACAAAGACCTGATTCGGATGCTTGCCCGCAGTCTGGACGAAAAGGACCCCTGGGTCCTGCTCAGCCGCCCGGTCCAGTGGGACGACGCCCTGCTGGAACAGAGCTTTGGCGAGCGCGCCAGTGAGCGCCGCGCCCGCAAGACGTCGTACATCCTGCTGGGGGCTGCGGTGCTCAGCGGTCTGGCGTTCCTGCTGTTCGGCGGCGGGCTCAACGGCATGGCTGCGGCCATGACCGCCATGCTCTGCATGGGCGCTCCGCTCTCCTCCACGCTGGTGGCCGGTCTGGCCACCCTGCGGCTGCAAAAGAGCGCCGCCGCTGCCGGTGCGGTCATTCCCGGCTGGGCCGCGATCGAAGAACTGGGCGGTGTGGATACCGTGCAGGTGGACGCCGACGAGCTTTTCACTGCGGACAGCGTGAATCTGGAGGATATCCGCATCTTCAAGGGGGGCCGCATCGACCGCGCCATCCTCTATGCGGCCAGCATCCTGAACCAGAGCTGCGAGACTCTGCGCGGCCTGTTCCGCCAGATCATTGAGGACCGCACCGACATCCTCTACCCCGTCAAGGATCTGGAGACCCACTACGGTCTCGGCTTTGCGGCCTGGTGCGATAACAACCGTGTCCTGATCGGCAACCGCACCTATATGGAAAAGGAGGGCGTTCCCGTGCCCGAAACGGAGTACGAGGAAGAGCACTCCCAGCATGGGACCTTGCAGATCTTGTATCTGGCGGTTTCGGGCAATCTCCACGCCATGTTCGTGCTGCGCTCCACAGGCGGGCGGAATGCGGCCCGCGGGCTGGAAGTGCTGCAGAAGGAGAACATCCGCCTTCTGGTCACCTGCAAAGACCCCAGCCTGACCGCCAGGCACATCACCGACGCCTACCATCTGCCGGAGGGCATGATCACCCTGCTGGAACAGGACCAGTGCGATGCCCTGAACGCCGCCCCGGCGCAGCCGGAGAACGCCGCCCGCTGCTGTATGCTGCACGATGAGGGCTTCGTCAGCCTCATCGGCGGTCTCCGCGCCGCCGAGCAGGCCCAGAACGCCGAGACGGCTGCCACCACGGTGCAGCTGGTGTCGGTCTGGTTCTCGGTGGCCATCGGTGTGCTGCTGACCTATGCGGGCAGCATCGGCACCCTGTCTGTTGCCGCCGTGCTGATGTATCAGGCTGCGTGGAGCGCCCTCAGCCTGGCAGTCTGTGCGCTGAAGCAGCACTAA
- a CDS encoding ABC transporter ATP-binding protein, giving the protein METGTNKTKQKPKYDLWQITAYMLGVAWRGRHWTVFTVGLSLALVTAGRTIAELLFAPAVLRVLEQGMALGRLLAVIGGFSVLLVALTFLQSYLSERNLFGKMNVRVDILDLSARKRAGTSYPNLLDKRFLDLSAKADRAGSTNNESVEAFWVSWGEILTNLFGFGAYLLLLSGLNAWLCLLVCATSVISYLASRRINEWGYRHREEEAGYVKRLAYVQKVATDRQYGKDIRIFGLREWVEELWESTMRLYHGFLLRRETAYLWANVIDLALLLVRNGAAYAYLIWLTLEQGLPVSQFLLYFGAATGFAQWVSGILEKFAKLHKQCLDISTVREFLEYPEPFRFEDGLPLEKRLDTPYELRLEGVSYRYPGAEKDTIHKLDLTVRPGENLAIVGLNGAGKTTLVKLLCGFLDPTEGRVLLNGQDIRPYNRRDYYKLFAAVFQDFSVLSATVAENVAQCRTGIDEARVWHCLDEAGLTEKVQSLPKQLETQIGREVYEDGVELSGGQTQRLMLARALYKDAPVLVLDEPTAALDPIAENDIYQKYNEMTAGKTSLFISHRLASTRFCDRILYLKDGRVAEEGTHEELLKRGGGYADLFEVQSQYYREENEA; this is encoded by the coding sequence ATGGAAACGGGAACGAACAAAACGAAGCAAAAACCAAAATACGACCTCTGGCAGATCACGGCCTATATGCTGGGCGTGGCATGGCGGGGCAGACATTGGACGGTGTTCACGGTCGGCCTCTCGCTGGCGCTGGTCACGGCGGGCAGGACCATCGCGGAGCTGCTGTTTGCCCCGGCGGTGCTCCGGGTGCTGGAACAGGGGATGGCGCTGGGCCGTCTGCTGGCGGTCATTGGCGGTTTTTCTGTGCTGCTGGTCGCACTGACCTTCCTGCAAAGTTATCTGAGCGAACGGAATCTCTTTGGAAAAATGAACGTCCGGGTCGATATCCTGGACCTTTCGGCCCGCAAGCGGGCCGGCACCTCCTACCCGAACCTGCTGGACAAGCGCTTCCTGGATCTGAGCGCCAAGGCCGACCGGGCCGGAAGCACCAACAATGAATCCGTCGAAGCATTCTGGGTGAGCTGGGGCGAGATCCTGACCAACCTCTTCGGCTTCGGAGCCTACCTGCTGCTGTTGTCCGGCCTGAACGCCTGGCTCTGCCTGCTGGTCTGCGCCACATCGGTCATCAGCTATCTGGCGTCCCGGCGGATCAACGAGTGGGGCTACCGCCACCGCGAGGAGGAAGCTGGGTATGTGAAGCGGCTGGCCTACGTGCAGAAGGTCGCCACCGACCGGCAGTACGGCAAGGATATCCGCATCTTCGGCCTGCGGGAGTGGGTGGAAGAACTCTGGGAGAGCACGATGCGGCTCTACCACGGCTTCCTGCTCCGGCGGGAGACGGCCTATCTTTGGGCCAATGTCATCGACCTGGCCCTGCTGCTGGTGCGCAACGGCGCAGCCTATGCCTACCTGATCTGGCTGACGCTGGAACAGGGCCTGCCGGTCTCGCAATTCCTGCTCTATTTCGGCGCGGCCACCGGCTTTGCCCAGTGGGTCAGCGGCATTCTGGAAAAGTTTGCAAAACTGCACAAGCAGTGTCTCGACATCTCTACCGTGCGGGAATTTCTCGAATATCCGGAACCGTTCCGCTTTGAGGACGGCCTCCCGCTGGAAAAGCGGCTGGATACCCCCTATGAGCTGCGGCTCGAAGGGGTCAGCTACCGGTACCCCGGCGCGGAGAAGGACACCATCCACAAACTCGACCTGACCGTCCGCCCCGGCGAGAACCTCGCCATCGTGGGCCTGAACGGTGCGGGTAAGACCACGCTGGTCAAGCTGCTCTGCGGCTTCCTCGATCCCACCGAGGGCCGTGTCCTGCTCAATGGGCAGGACATCCGCCCGTATAACCGCCGGGATTATTACAAGCTGTTCGCGGCGGTGTTCCAGGATTTCTCGGTTTTGTCGGCCACCGTGGCCGAGAACGTGGCCCAGTGCCGCACCGGCATCGACGAGGCCCGCGTCTGGCACTGCCTGGACGAAGCGGGCCTGACCGAAAAGGTGCAGAGCCTGCCCAAACAGCTGGAAACGCAGATCGGCCGGGAGGTCTACGAAGACGGCGTCGAGCTGTCCGGCGGGCAGACCCAGCGGCTGATGCTGGCCCGTGCGCTGTACAAGGATGCGCCTGTGCTGGTGCTGGATGAACCCACCGCCGCGCTCGACCCCATCGCCGAGAACGACATCTACCAGAAATACAACGAGATGACGGCAGGCAAGACCAGCCTGTTCATTTCGCACCGGCTGGCCTCCACCCGCTTCTGCGACCGCATCCTCTATCTGAAGGACGGCCGGGTGGCCGAGGAAGGCACCCACGAAGAGCTGCTGAAACGGGGCGGCGGCTACGCCGACCTGTTTGAGGTGCAGAGCCAGTATTACCGGGAGGAGAACGAAGCATGA
- a CDS encoding sensor histidine kinase, giving the protein MLKLFSRLLDHRIEAYQRELIETHYKEVDNMYRQMRGWRHDYRGHIQTMKVLAAQGDLEGIRAYLDQLDTDLNTVDLAVKTGNAMADAILNSKISLAKSRNIPVQIDAHIPVRLKMSELDLCCILGNLFDNAMDASAALPEAERLIRVYLDMKGTQLYISFTNFTASQKQTKLAGRFATTKGEGHGFGLVRIDAIVEKLDGYLSRNSEDGAFTTEILIPQV; this is encoded by the coding sequence ATGCTGAAACTTTTTTCAAGGCTTTTGGATCACCGCATCGAAGCCTACCAGCGGGAGCTTATCGAGACGCATTACAAAGAGGTGGATAACATGTACCGCCAGATGCGGGGCTGGCGGCACGATTACCGCGGCCACATCCAGACCATGAAGGTCCTGGCGGCGCAGGGGGATCTGGAAGGCATCCGGGCCTACCTTGACCAGCTGGACACCGACCTGAACACCGTGGACCTTGCGGTCAAGACGGGTAACGCCATGGCAGATGCCATCCTCAACAGCAAGATCTCCCTCGCGAAGAGCCGGAACATCCCGGTGCAGATCGACGCCCACATCCCGGTCCGGCTGAAGATGAGCGAGCTGGACCTCTGCTGCATCCTCGGCAACCTGTTCGACAACGCCATGGATGCCAGCGCCGCCCTGCCCGAAGCCGAGCGCCTCATCCGGGTGTATCTGGATATGAAGGGCACCCAGCTCTACATCTCGTTCACCAACTTCACGGCCAGCCAGAAGCAGACAAAACTTGCCGGGCGGTTCGCCACCACCAAGGGCGAGGGCCACGGCTTCGGTCTGGTGCGCATCGATGCCATCGTCGAAAAGCTGGACGGCTACCTCAGCCGCAACAGCGAGGATGGAGCCTTCACGACGGAAATTTTGATCCCGCAAGTATGA
- a CDS encoding LytR/AlgR family response regulator transcription factor → MAYRAAVCDDSAADADYVRGIVAHWAEQRGVALECRAFSSAEQFLFCYAEDKNFDLLLLDVEMPGADGVTLAKTVRQENEAVQIVFITGYSDYIAEGYDVAALHYLMKPVRPEKLCAVLDRAWEKHRRNERCLNLERSGEMIRLPLYEVRYLDVHQNYVTVHARQDYTLKRTLAEFEAELDEQFFRVGRGMILNLKQIRRVTKKEVVLADGTVLPLPRGSYEPLNRAIIERT, encoded by the coding sequence ATGGCATATCGGGCAGCGGTGTGCGACGACAGCGCAGCGGATGCGGACTATGTGCGAGGCATCGTGGCGCACTGGGCAGAGCAACGGGGCGTCGCGCTGGAATGCCGGGCCTTTTCCTCGGCGGAACAGTTCCTGTTCTGCTACGCAGAGGATAAAAACTTTGATTTATTACTATTGGATGTAGAAATGCCCGGCGCAGACGGTGTCACGCTGGCCAAAACGGTCCGGCAGGAGAACGAAGCCGTGCAGATCGTCTTCATCACCGGCTACTCGGATTACATCGCCGAGGGCTACGACGTGGCCGCGCTCCATTACCTGATGAAGCCGGTCCGCCCCGAAAAGCTCTGTGCCGTGCTTGACCGCGCGTGGGAGAAGCACCGCCGGAACGAGCGCTGCCTGAACCTCGAACGTTCCGGCGAGATGATCCGTCTGCCGCTGTACGAGGTGCGGTATCTGGATGTGCACCAGAACTATGTGACCGTCCACGCCAGACAGGACTATACCCTCAAGCGGACGCTGGCTGAGTTCGAGGCAGAGCTTGATGAGCAGTTCTTCCGGGTGGGGCGGGGGATGATCCTGAACCTGAAGCAGATCCGCCGCGTGACCAAAAAGGAGGTCGTTCTGGCGGACGGCACAGTGCTGCCCCTGCCGCGCGGCAGCTATGAGCCGCTGAACCGGGCCATCATCGAGAGGACATGA
- the rbr gene encoding rubrerythrin, whose product MELKGTKTEKNLWEAFAGESQARNKYTFFASVAKKEGYEQLAAIFEETAANEKEHAKMWFKALHGGSIPDTMTCLEMAAGGEHDEWNEMYPRMAKEAKEEGFPQLAALFTMVAQIEKEHEERYRELAENLKNNQVFAREEQQVWQCRNCGYTYIGKSAPLKCPVCAHPQSYFELKKHNY is encoded by the coding sequence ATGGAACTCAAGGGCACCAAGACCGAGAAAAACCTGTGGGAAGCATTTGCAGGCGAGAGCCAGGCCCGCAACAAGTACACCTTCTTCGCCAGCGTAGCCAAGAAGGAAGGCTACGAGCAGTTGGCCGCGATCTTTGAGGAGACGGCCGCCAACGAAAAGGAACACGCCAAGATGTGGTTCAAAGCCCTGCACGGCGGCTCCATCCCCGACACCATGACCTGCCTGGAAATGGCAGCGGGCGGCGAGCACGACGAGTGGAACGAGATGTACCCCCGCATGGCGAAAGAGGCCAAGGAAGAGGGTTTCCCCCAGTTGGCTGCTCTCTTCACCATGGTGGCACAGATCGAAAAGGAGCACGAGGAGCGCTACCGCGAGCTGGCCGAGAACCTGAAGAACAATCAGGTCTTCGCCCGCGAGGAGCAGCAGGTCTGGCAGTGCCGGAACTGCGGCTACACCTACATCGGCAAGTCCGCACCCCTGAAGTGCCCTGTCTGCGCACATCCCCAGAGCTATTTTGAGCTGAAGAAGCACAACTACTAA
- a CDS encoding ABC transporter ATP-binding protein codes for MSASNKTITIRQGCRYAWREWNIFWKLSPKFFYATFASAALTALSPYATVWLSAQLVGELSGGRDPHRLMVWVLWTLGTTAVLTLLRAAALHWKEAETDDLWQRQTRTYMDKQMSLDYVDEDSQRVYDMYSQIQQDARLSGAGGTICILLVEKIATALFQILGGVVLCWGLFTAAVPDGRLAFLGHPLFLAAFWAVMVCTACLSPVFAGQAAKYEPLLQESGKLGNRMFHVQFTLPEEPKNAPDLRMYDQYQNVVSGYMVGLWDDFARLRRGAMGIFLSASSAVPALLMGLVYLFVCLKACGGAFGLDAVTQYLGAAASLFQGVVTLVNMLAEMEINGVYMKNIFDYLDLPNNMYQGSLTTEKRSDRQYTVEFRDVSFRYPGSAQYALRHLNMKFKVGGRLAVVGMNGSGKTTFIKLLCRLYDPTEGVILLNGIDIRKYRYDEYMDIFSVVFQDFRLLALPLGQNVAARTGYDAARVTDCLQKAGFRDRLAAMPQGLDTALYQELDENGVTVSGGEAQKIAIARALYKDAPFIILDEPTAALDPVAEAEIYAKFNEIAGDKTAIYISHRLSSCKFCDEIAVFDHGEVIQQGTHERLLADTAGKYYELWNAQAQYYTEEPA; via the coding sequence ATGAGCGCATCGAACAAAACGATCACCATCCGGCAGGGGTGCCGGTACGCCTGGCGGGAGTGGAACATCTTCTGGAAGCTGTCGCCGAAGTTTTTCTATGCTACCTTTGCCAGTGCCGCCCTCACGGCGCTGAGCCCTTATGCCACGGTCTGGCTGTCGGCCCAGCTGGTGGGCGAACTGTCCGGCGGGCGGGACCCGCACCGGCTGATGGTCTGGGTGCTCTGGACCCTGGGCACGACCGCCGTGCTGACCCTTCTGCGCGCAGCGGCGCTTCACTGGAAGGAAGCGGAAACGGACGACCTCTGGCAGCGGCAGACCCGAACGTATATGGACAAACAGATGTCCCTCGACTACGTGGATGAGGACAGCCAGCGGGTCTATGACATGTACAGCCAGATCCAGCAGGACGCCAGGCTATCGGGTGCGGGCGGCACGATCTGCATTTTGCTGGTGGAAAAGATCGCCACGGCACTGTTCCAGATCTTGGGCGGCGTGGTGCTTTGCTGGGGGCTGTTCACCGCGGCGGTGCCGGATGGGCGGCTGGCCTTTCTGGGGCACCCGCTGTTTCTGGCGGCGTTCTGGGCCGTGATGGTCTGCACCGCCTGCCTGTCGCCCGTGTTCGCGGGGCAGGCGGCCAAATATGAGCCGCTGCTGCAGGAGTCCGGAAAGCTGGGCAACCGGATGTTCCACGTCCAGTTCACCCTGCCGGAAGAGCCGAAGAACGCCCCCGACCTGCGGATGTACGACCAGTACCAGAATGTCGTCAGCGGCTATATGGTGGGTCTGTGGGATGACTTCGCGAGGCTGCGCCGGGGCGCGATGGGAATCTTCCTGTCGGCCTCCTCGGCGGTGCCGGCGCTGCTGATGGGGCTGGTCTATCTCTTCGTCTGCCTCAAGGCCTGCGGCGGGGCGTTCGGTCTGGATGCCGTGACGCAGTACCTTGGTGCGGCCGCCAGCCTGTTCCAGGGCGTTGTCACCCTTGTGAACATGCTGGCCGAGATGGAGATCAACGGCGTCTATATGAAAAACATCTTCGATTACCTCGACCTGCCCAACAACATGTATCAGGGCAGCCTGACCACCGAAAAGCGGAGCGACCGCCAGTATACGGTGGAGTTCCGGGATGTCTCCTTCCGTTACCCCGGCAGTGCGCAGTACGCCCTGCGCCACCTGAACATGAAGTTCAAAGTCGGCGGGCGGCTGGCCGTGGTGGGGATGAACGGCAGCGGCAAAACGACCTTCATCAAGCTGCTCTGCCGCCTGTACGACCCCACCGAGGGGGTCATCCTGCTGAATGGCATCGACATCCGGAAGTACCGCTACGACGAGTACATGGACATCTTCTCGGTCGTCTTTCAGGATTTCCGGCTGCTGGCCCTCCCGCTGGGCCAGAATGTCGCGGCCCGCACCGGATACGATGCCGCCCGCGTGACCGATTGCCTGCAAAAGGCGGGCTTCCGCGACCGGCTGGCGGCGATGCCGCAGGGGCTGGACACGGCGCTGTATCAGGAGCTGGACGAGAACGGCGTGACCGTCTCCGGCGGTGAGGCGCAGAAGATCGCCATCGCGCGGGCTTTGTACAAGGATGCGCCCTTCATCATCCTGGATGAACCCACCGCCGCGCTCGACCCCGTGGCCGAGGCGGAGATCTACGCCAAATTCAACGAGATCGCGGGGGACAAAACGGCCATCTACATCAGCCACCGGCTGTCCTCCTGCAAGTTCTGCGATGAGATCGCCGTCTTCGACCACGGCGAGGTCATCCAGCAGGGCACCCACGAGCGCCTGCTGGCCGACACCGCCGGAAAATACTATGAGCTGTGGAACGCGCAGGCCCAATATTACACGGAGGAACCGGCATAA